A region of Anoplopoma fimbria isolate UVic2021 breed Golden Eagle Sablefish chromosome 24, Afim_UVic_2022, whole genome shotgun sequence DNA encodes the following proteins:
- the LOC129113868 gene encoding myeloid protein 1-like codes for MRPKSDISCSRLGGLCQANRYICQGRYLKDKCSGDKTSRDNGLHKAVDLVCDDYGIVNAPFSGSLMGPVSRKEPAGIQYDGIKFLNDEHCVKIFNIRPYRYMGPVAQGVPLGYLLPLQDRFSGITSHLELQMCDGSDPSPFI; via the exons ATGAGACCAAAGAGTGacatcagctgcagcagactgGGAGGCCTCTGCCAAGCTAACCGATACATCTGCCAAGGCCGATACCTGAAAGACAAGTGTTCAGGGGACAAAACGAG CAGAGATAATGGCCTACATAAAGCAGTGGACCTGGTGTGTGATGACTATGGCATTGTCAATGCCCCATTCTCGGGCTCTCTGATGGGTCCAGTGAGTCGGAAAGAGCCGGCTGGGATTCAGTATGATGGTATCAAATTTCTCAATGATG AGCACTGTGTGAAGATCTTCAACATCCGTCCTTACCGTTACATGGGCCCGGTGGCTCAGGGAGTACCTTTAGGCTATCTGTTGCCACTGCAGGATCGCTTCTCCGGCATCACCTCACACCTGGAGCTGCAAATGTGTGACGGCAGTGACCCTTCACCTTTCATAtga